The Mycobacterium paragordonae genome includes a region encoding these proteins:
- a CDS encoding AfsA-related hotdog domain-containing protein yields MNGANYSQTVARELVHKSSVAEVLLTSVATTPSTWLCHAQLPRRHSFHTDTLGLQRGYHDPLLVLEAFRQASIAASHVSYGLPLDVRHTVSYYELSFLDPAALKCGPHVLDLELDITVRSEFRRRPGRPVQGVEAMGVAIHEGKKVLELSGAFGWMSNALWKAIRARAGASWDAGPQPSPADPQIVGRTRPENVVIGAPVPLAGGAASAPIVVDVSHPTIFDHPLDHLPGGLIIEACRQLSLALMGSRSANTMGPARLRCDFQSFTELNAPTTVTVAPVAEDALAFRAEVTQSGQTRASVELSFTTGDGNDGSPPSA; encoded by the coding sequence ATGAACGGCGCCAATTACTCTCAGACCGTGGCCCGCGAACTGGTGCACAAATCCTCCGTGGCGGAAGTGCTTCTCACCTCGGTTGCCACGACTCCCTCGACGTGGTTGTGTCACGCGCAGCTGCCCCGCCGACACAGCTTTCACACCGACACGCTGGGCCTGCAGCGCGGCTATCACGACCCGCTACTCGTGCTCGAGGCATTCCGGCAGGCGAGCATTGCGGCGAGTCACGTCTCCTACGGCCTGCCTCTGGACGTGCGCCACACCGTGAGCTACTACGAGCTGTCTTTCCTCGATCCGGCCGCGCTGAAGTGCGGGCCGCATGTGCTGGATCTCGAGCTCGACATCACCGTGCGCAGCGAGTTCAGGCGGCGTCCCGGCCGCCCCGTGCAGGGGGTGGAAGCGATGGGGGTGGCGATTCACGAGGGAAAGAAGGTTCTCGAACTGTCGGGAGCATTCGGCTGGATGTCGAACGCCTTGTGGAAGGCCATTCGGGCCCGTGCCGGCGCGAGCTGGGACGCGGGTCCGCAGCCGTCCCCGGCCGATCCGCAGATCGTCGGGCGTACCCGTCCGGAGAACGTGGTGATCGGCGCACCGGTCCCGCTTGCCGGCGGCGCGGCGAGCGCCCCCATCGTGGTGGATGTCAGCCATCCCACGATCTTCGACCACCCCCTCGACCATCTGCCCGGCGGTTTGATCATCGAGGCGTGTCGGCAACTGTCACTGGCGCTCATGGGATCGCGCAGCGCGAATACCATGGGCCCGGCCCGGTTGCGTTGTGACTTCCAATCTTTCACCGAGTTGAACGCCCCCACCACGGTCACCGTGGCACCGGTCGCTGAGGACGCTCTGGCGTTCCGGGCCGAGGTGACCCAGTCCGGTCAGACGAGGGCTTCGGTCGAGCTGTCGTTCACCACCGGCGACGGCAATGACGGTTCGCCGCCTTCGGCATGA
- a CDS encoding AMP-binding protein codes for MRDPDEIDVECIRGWLNSPSEDTGVYLASDEGDRGGSWDFLPYTTMAQHVRRVAHLLVERGVRSGHTVGVLMPTSHLCLATMFAVLAAGATLTPIAPPLFGSDEQYRRRLRGVLESSQADVVVTSSPFVDTVVRASAEMSHAPTALVLDEVPAAPALIELAPPATTVLLQMTSGSTHLPRGARISWRNLTTNLAAIDAAFEATPDLAFASWLPVYHDMGLIGAIFQAVTRQRVLYLMRPDQFVRDPARWLRAAAEARHTASPSFGLAYASRRLTPKDIEGIDLSRVRTVVVGAEPVNPDHLRAFTELTAAQGFSPTAFVPSYGLAEHALLATAHRRAEPHRMVRIDKCALRQGQPVRVLASASNCTAAECGADWVVSVGEPIAGHDVRIADEQGGDVAAGVLGEIVLSGQSVFTGYRGSPDSATQCIDGELHTGDAGFVLDGRLFVLGRMGTSLKVNGRTIFAEDLDVTAAAALGLAPSRLIAAAVNEGGRAGVALFVEQRQRGPTPGEIAVARTAVQAQCGEDPLMWFIGVPPGSLSRTSSGKPRRAHMWQQWRAGNLVGAELLSMSGPDRDPALLEKVRSLLERARDVAVIPDDATVHFEGSLAEGFGNDGSDIDLLLLVPGAGTEAVMPTVLFLDGHRVEVRVQSHDQVRKRLQRVRRAADTGSMSGVTEDVLNRVQRFLRGTVLHVGPRYGELRDVVSYPELTELMAIWWRRRAGQCLRQAAALALLDHDDEAAHWAAEGLTQAVKGFLAERGETYVEVKWLPLQVARLRSCGDRDVVSRLDEYLSLEYGRTAATAARDYVVRALALSAELGAFTATLDPAKVILRRVPGVTTWPIKSTTHVVRGKTDVFVLSGECAESWRQVVFGETLADTRAARAHLALFARYGLIALGWRGAGTIRPVAAMCDPSRPLTPAPSTGRPVITINGATPDGDIARSPLRAKAFAECAAALVLANMVLENAREDFDGAVKDGQWPVVSLCGRRIVGMGVRMLATAWGVTPLPGDPVLIENLDTLVPEHPRLAATARRLMRLSVHDWDEAQDAKAEIDRFVSEVQSATGGEMFPSSFASRQQWQETLRYGYQWLRMAGYLDAYLELDEARDLLSSGGAQPAAKAGRPATESAGSP; via the coding sequence ATGCGTGACCCGGACGAGATCGATGTCGAGTGCATCCGTGGCTGGCTGAACTCACCCAGCGAAGACACCGGTGTGTACCTGGCGTCCGACGAGGGGGATCGAGGAGGCAGCTGGGACTTCCTTCCGTATACGACGATGGCACAACACGTTCGGCGCGTGGCACATCTGCTCGTCGAGCGGGGGGTCCGCTCGGGGCACACCGTGGGCGTGCTGATGCCGACGTCTCATCTGTGCCTGGCGACGATGTTCGCGGTGCTGGCTGCGGGAGCAACGTTGACCCCCATCGCGCCACCGCTTTTCGGCAGTGACGAACAGTACCGACGGCGGCTGCGCGGAGTCCTCGAGAGCTCGCAGGCCGATGTGGTGGTCACCTCGTCGCCGTTCGTCGACACGGTGGTGCGGGCTTCCGCCGAGATGTCGCACGCACCGACCGCGCTGGTCCTCGACGAGGTGCCGGCAGCACCGGCACTGATCGAGCTGGCCCCTCCCGCGACAACCGTGCTGCTGCAGATGACTTCGGGTTCCACGCACCTGCCCCGTGGAGCGCGCATCAGCTGGCGCAACCTGACGACGAACCTGGCCGCCATCGACGCGGCATTCGAAGCGACGCCGGATCTCGCCTTCGCCTCGTGGCTGCCGGTGTATCACGACATGGGATTGATCGGGGCAATCTTTCAGGCCGTCACCCGGCAACGTGTGTTGTACCTGATGCGGCCCGACCAGTTCGTCCGGGACCCGGCTCGCTGGCTGCGGGCGGCGGCCGAAGCGCGACACACGGCCTCGCCCTCGTTCGGGCTCGCCTATGCCAGCCGTCGACTCACGCCGAAGGACATCGAGGGCATAGATCTTTCGCGGGTGCGCACGGTGGTGGTGGGCGCCGAACCGGTCAACCCGGATCACCTCAGAGCCTTCACCGAATTGACCGCCGCTCAGGGATTCTCGCCTACTGCATTCGTGCCGTCCTACGGTCTCGCCGAACACGCCTTGCTGGCTACCGCGCACCGCAGGGCCGAACCGCACCGGATGGTCCGAATCGACAAGTGCGCCCTGCGCCAGGGGCAACCGGTGCGTGTCCTGGCCAGCGCCTCCAACTGCACGGCAGCCGAATGCGGTGCCGATTGGGTGGTATCGGTCGGCGAACCGATCGCGGGCCACGACGTCCGGATCGCCGACGAGCAGGGCGGGGACGTGGCAGCGGGGGTGCTCGGGGAGATCGTGCTGTCCGGGCAGTCGGTGTTCACCGGATATCGCGGAAGTCCGGACAGCGCAACACAATGCATCGACGGTGAACTGCACACGGGCGACGCGGGGTTCGTCCTGGACGGTCGGCTGTTCGTGCTCGGCCGGATGGGAACCAGCCTGAAAGTCAACGGCCGCACCATCTTCGCCGAAGACCTCGACGTCACCGCAGCCGCCGCGTTGGGCCTGGCACCGAGCCGGCTGATTGCCGCCGCGGTCAACGAGGGCGGCCGGGCAGGGGTCGCACTGTTCGTCGAGCAGCGTCAACGTGGGCCCACGCCGGGCGAAATCGCCGTCGCCCGTACTGCCGTGCAGGCGCAGTGCGGAGAGGACCCACTGATGTGGTTCATCGGGGTTCCGCCCGGCAGCCTGTCGCGAACGTCGAGCGGCAAGCCCCGCCGGGCACACATGTGGCAGCAGTGGCGAGCGGGGAACCTCGTCGGCGCCGAACTCCTGTCCATGTCCGGTCCGGACCGTGATCCGGCCCTCCTCGAGAAGGTGCGTTCGCTATTGGAGCGGGCCCGCGACGTGGCGGTGATCCCTGACGACGCAACGGTGCATTTCGAGGGGTCGCTGGCCGAGGGCTTCGGCAACGACGGCTCCGACATCGACCTGCTCCTGTTGGTGCCCGGCGCCGGGACCGAAGCGGTCATGCCCACAGTCCTCTTCCTGGACGGACACCGGGTCGAAGTCCGCGTCCAGTCGCACGACCAGGTGCGCAAACGGCTGCAGCGGGTGCGGCGCGCTGCCGACACCGGATCGATGAGCGGGGTCACCGAGGACGTGCTCAACCGGGTCCAGCGATTTCTCCGGGGTACCGTGCTGCACGTCGGGCCGCGGTACGGAGAACTCCGAGACGTGGTGTCCTACCCGGAACTGACTGAGCTGATGGCGATCTGGTGGCGTCGCCGGGCCGGGCAGTGTCTGCGCCAGGCCGCCGCTCTCGCCCTGCTCGACCACGACGACGAGGCAGCGCACTGGGCCGCCGAAGGCTTGACGCAGGCGGTGAAGGGGTTCCTCGCCGAACGCGGCGAAACCTACGTGGAGGTCAAATGGCTTCCCCTGCAGGTGGCCCGGCTGCGCTCCTGTGGTGACCGTGACGTGGTGTCCCGGCTCGACGAGTACCTGAGCCTCGAGTACGGGCGAACCGCGGCGACTGCAGCCCGGGATTACGTCGTTCGCGCACTGGCGCTTTCGGCCGAACTGGGAGCATTCACCGCCACCCTGGATCCGGCGAAGGTGATCCTGCGGCGTGTCCCCGGGGTCACCACCTGGCCGATCAAGTCCACGACACATGTCGTCCGCGGCAAGACAGATGTGTTCGTGCTTTCCGGCGAGTGCGCCGAATCATGGCGGCAGGTGGTGTTCGGGGAGACGCTCGCCGATACCCGTGCCGCCAGAGCGCACCTCGCCTTGTTCGCCCGCTACGGGCTGATAGCACTGGGCTGGCGTGGCGCTGGGACCATCAGGCCGGTGGCCGCGATGTGCGACCCGAGCCGGCCGCTGACCCCGGCGCCCTCCACCGGTCGTCCGGTGATCACGATCAACGGCGCCACCCCCGATGGGGATATCGCTCGATCTCCGCTCAGAGCAAAGGCATTCGCGGAGTGTGCGGCCGCGTTGGTGTTGGCCAACATGGTGCTGGAGAACGCGCGGGAAGACTTCGACGGCGCGGTCAAGGACGGGCAGTGGCCCGTGGTCTCGCTGTGCGGACGCCGGATCGTCGGCATGGGCGTCCGGATGCTGGCCACCGCGTGGGGCGTCACACCGTTGCCCGGTGACCCCGTGCTCATCGAAAACCTCGACACGCTGGTGCCGGAACATCCCCGGCTGGCGGCGACGGCTCGCCGGCTCATGCGTCTGTCCGTCCACGACTGGGACGAAGCCCAGGATGCGAAGGCCGAAATCGACCGTTTCGTGTCCGAGGTTCAGTCCGCGACTGGCGGCGAGATGTTCCCGTCGTCGTTCGCCTCGCGGCAACAGTGGCAGGAGACCCTCAGGTACGGCTACCAGTGGCTGCGGATGGCCGGATACCTGGATGCCTACCTGGAACTGGACGAAGCGAGAGACCTGCTGTCCAGCGGCGGTGCTCAACCGGCGGCCAAAGCAGGGCGGCCGGCGACCGAATCGGCGGGTTCGCCATGA
- a CDS encoding nucleoside-diphosphate kinase has protein sequence MIDAEADMLTPPRAPRRSPSRFESDTYFLETRDALERLSLDPDEFGWRTGLLLLKPDAAVTGGMSRSVTWLTEHGYRIVGAHAVVTTHLHARALWYFDWHRASPERRRLADQLGRMCPSVVLLVGHPDDNVAVSARLTGDKGPANPTQRVPGQLRYALDSGTYLLNQVHTPDDPDGVLRELSIYFPEPELSAVITACAATPDVSAEALQLAGEIESGVERRSGDVQVAHDMVWEQLRSNEVVAATERPKTGPEWLAAIDRAERHDVPVDPWYRIVLESAYLPMIRH, from the coding sequence ATGATCGACGCCGAGGCTGACATGCTGACGCCGCCCCGGGCGCCCCGACGGAGTCCGAGTAGGTTCGAGTCCGACACCTATTTTCTGGAGACGCGCGACGCGCTGGAGCGCCTGTCCCTCGATCCCGATGAATTCGGCTGGCGCACAGGGCTACTGCTGCTCAAACCCGACGCGGCCGTCACCGGGGGAATGAGCCGGTCGGTGACCTGGCTGACCGAGCACGGGTATCGGATCGTCGGAGCGCACGCGGTGGTCACCACCCACCTGCATGCACGTGCCCTGTGGTACTTCGACTGGCACCGTGCGAGTCCCGAGCGGCGGCGACTGGCCGACCAGCTCGGCAGAATGTGCCCCTCGGTCGTGCTACTGGTCGGCCATCCCGACGACAACGTTGCGGTGTCGGCACGTCTGACCGGAGACAAGGGACCCGCCAACCCGACCCAACGGGTTCCCGGTCAGCTGAGGTACGCGCTGGATTCCGGAACGTACCTGCTTAACCAGGTTCATACGCCCGACGATCCGGACGGTGTCCTGCGTGAGCTCAGCATCTACTTCCCCGAACCCGAACTCAGCGCCGTCATCACCGCGTGCGCTGCCACCCCCGACGTCTCGGCCGAGGCCCTGCAACTGGCCGGCGAGATCGAATCCGGCGTTGAGCGCCGCAGTGGCGACGTGCAGGTCGCGCACGACATGGTCTGGGAGCAACTGCGCTCGAACGAGGTAGTGGCCGCGACGGAGCGGCCCAAGACCGGGCCGGAGTGGCTGGCGGCCATCGACCGGGCCGAGAGACACGACGTCCCGGTCGACCCGTGGTACCGCATCGTGCTCGAATCGGCCTACCTCCCCATGATCCGGCATTAG
- a CDS encoding acyl carrier protein: MTAIEDDVLALVTALAPAPIAEPALNGALMDDLGYTSLRLLELCIAVEQAFALPPLDQETLAGLRTVGDLVDLVRRQQDH, from the coding sequence ATGACTGCAATCGAAGACGACGTGCTGGCCCTGGTGACCGCCCTGGCTCCTGCCCCGATAGCCGAGCCGGCTTTGAACGGCGCCTTGATGGACGATCTCGGCTACACATCGCTGCGGCTGCTCGAGCTGTGCATCGCCGTCGAACAAGCCTTCGCCCTGCCGCCGCTGGATCAGGAGACGCTGGCCGGCCTGCGCACGGTGGGCGACCTGGTCGATCTCGTTCGAAGACAACAGGATCACTGA
- a CDS encoding SDR family oxidoreductase: MNARRAFLVTGAAGHVGSEVVARLVERSHPVVAMVHNKFDIVGNNGRPVRPAQVLRGDVRRADFGLDETTLRELAAQVSTIVHCAAVTDFGLPEQRYTDLNVAGTANALALARRWGTEFLYVGTAYVCGEFNGTFGEDQLYVGQRFGNDYERSKHRAEQLVRASGTPWAVVRPGIVSGDHRTGHSREHKHIYQVLKLIVEGKLRTLPGNYVATLALSPVGHVANTIATAAERLPDNAGRTFHAVGAKCVSLSTLSDVLAEYPSFQIADFVPPSTFSVDQLDEIERGYFEKIGSLYASYLVRRLQFDSSNTRDRLGIIPPPTGAGYVRRILDSCLRTGYLGRPGPSVADVLAELRRERSHA; the protein is encoded by the coding sequence ATGAACGCGCGCCGGGCATTTCTCGTCACCGGGGCCGCCGGGCACGTCGGCTCGGAAGTCGTCGCCCGGCTGGTCGAGCGAAGCCACCCCGTTGTGGCCATGGTGCACAACAAGTTCGACATCGTCGGCAACAACGGCCGTCCGGTCCGGCCCGCACAGGTGCTGCGCGGCGACGTCCGGCGGGCCGACTTCGGGCTCGACGAGACCACCCTGCGGGAACTCGCCGCGCAGGTGTCGACGATCGTGCACTGTGCCGCGGTAACGGACTTCGGCCTGCCCGAGCAGCGGTACACCGACCTGAACGTGGCGGGTACCGCGAACGCGCTCGCGCTGGCACGGCGCTGGGGCACCGAATTTCTCTACGTAGGAACCGCATACGTCTGTGGCGAGTTCAACGGAACGTTCGGCGAGGACCAACTCTACGTCGGGCAACGGTTCGGGAACGACTACGAGCGCAGCAAGCACCGGGCCGAACAGCTGGTGCGGGCATCCGGGACGCCGTGGGCGGTGGTGCGGCCCGGCATCGTCTCCGGAGACCACCGCACCGGTCACAGTCGGGAACACAAGCACATCTACCAGGTGCTCAAACTGATCGTCGAAGGCAAGCTGCGAACGCTGCCGGGAAACTATGTGGCCACCTTGGCGCTGTCGCCCGTCGGGCACGTTGCCAACACCATCGCGACCGCCGCCGAGCGGCTCCCCGACAATGCCGGACGCACCTTTCATGCGGTCGGCGCGAAATGCGTGTCGTTGTCCACGCTTTCAGACGTCCTCGCCGAGTATCCGTCATTTCAGATCGCCGACTTCGTGCCGCCGAGCACGTTCAGCGTGGACCAGCTCGACGAGATCGAGCGCGGCTACTTCGAGAAGATCGGGAGCCTGTACGCCAGCTACCTCGTGCGCCGGCTGCAGTTCGACAGCTCGAACACCCGAGACCGGCTCGGCATCATCCCACCCCCGACAGGTGCCGGCTACGTCCGCCGGATCCTCGACTCATGCTTGCGCACAGGATATCTGGGCAGACCGGGGCCATCGGTTGCCGACGTGCTGGCGGAATTACGACGAGAGAGGAGTCACGCATGA
- a CDS encoding UbiA family prenyltransferase produces the protein MTVFERTGGIRQFLVERYLPIYPIYLTLWVVAVESMTSVVTDSAGPWRPSWDTLLRVLAMISGGAFLRMVDDQKDLEYDRVHNPTRPLVQGRITPAELRVAMVLTAATALLLGLAVSLPSAGVLAVALCYGLALWWTELHVAWVRDNPIVNLAMVCPAQFLATGFVMVGQPGVGGASCVRLLAVPAVFTSAFLHLEFARKTSRADAGDPHSYSQLIGESASATIAWALGMLAVLLELAVTTPWRWAEHWWPLAWAPLAAGILPCVSALIFFRGKADKHPQSWPTVFVVVFCLAIVGQGLVHH, from the coding sequence ATGACGGTCTTCGAGCGGACCGGCGGAATCCGGCAGTTTCTGGTCGAGCGGTACCTCCCGATCTATCCGATCTACCTGACTTTGTGGGTCGTCGCGGTCGAGAGCATGACGTCCGTGGTGACTGACTCCGCCGGCCCGTGGCGCCCGAGCTGGGACACTTTGTTGCGGGTCCTGGCGATGATCTCCGGCGGCGCCTTCCTGCGAATGGTCGACGACCAGAAGGATCTCGAGTACGACCGGGTGCACAATCCCACCCGTCCTTTGGTCCAGGGCCGGATTACCCCGGCCGAGTTGCGGGTGGCGATGGTGCTCACAGCCGCAACGGCTTTGCTTCTGGGCCTGGCGGTTTCGCTTCCGTCGGCCGGCGTGCTGGCCGTCGCACTCTGCTACGGCCTGGCGCTGTGGTGGACGGAATTGCACGTGGCGTGGGTGCGGGACAACCCGATCGTCAACCTCGCGATGGTCTGCCCGGCGCAGTTCCTGGCCACCGGGTTCGTGATGGTCGGCCAGCCCGGTGTCGGTGGCGCCTCGTGTGTCCGCCTGCTCGCCGTGCCCGCGGTGTTCACCAGCGCCTTCCTGCATCTGGAATTCGCCAGGAAGACCTCGCGGGCCGACGCGGGGGACCCGCACTCCTACTCGCAGCTGATCGGCGAGTCGGCCAGTGCGACGATCGCCTGGGCGTTGGGCATGCTCGCGGTGCTCCTGGAGTTGGCGGTCACCACGCCGTGGCGGTGGGCGGAGCACTGGTGGCCGCTGGCCTGGGCGCCGCTGGCCGCCGGCATCCTGCCCTGCGTCTCCGCATTGATCTTCTTCCGGGGCAAAGCGGATAAGCATCCCCAAAGCTGGCCAACGGTTTTCGTCGTCGTCTTCTGCCTGGCGATCGTCGGCCAAGGTCTCGTACATCACTAG
- a CDS encoding phosphoenolpyruvate synthase: MPFLRTDEALGDGTAAALGGKAHNLHRLTAAGFPVPRWAVLGTEAFDAAAAAAGVRLSGGPVSLSERLREAADAALLLRESPVPAAVSDAIGAALDYLGTPTVAVRSSGRGEDGAAHSFAGLFDTILNVSGPAAVEDAVRQCWASAFSERAVRYRHMRGLDPADLDDVALAVILQRLVQPRSSGVVFTADPVTGSPDRIVINGVWGLGEGLVSGAVDSDFVVIDKRTGETVDEKVAAKQEMVVTALDGGVRTVGVTVDRQRHRSIGPELRASLVDLASRVEHHFGTPQDIEWAADESNTWLLQSRPITTPIDQSTLAAEHLGEDVPPGELRLWDNSNIIESFAGVTSPLTFTTARTLYGDVYRAYARSLRVPRAQVAQMESWLPVMLGQFNGHVYYNLLHWYRMVGIAPGYPLNRRVLEVALGVSEPLDRKIAKTLRPFVFPNPLAKWLSRARTTTTYARRLWSVEALIAGFDNSFERFVDRHGLTDVSKLDGPQAYRLFRQIHDEVADIWGPTMVLDAILLTLVGAFAALMKIFLPRAPEWFGFAILNPGTDLVSIEPARALADIAAFARDHADLWQFIEAAEPKKAYSLLVEHADDAGDSHWQQLRSEIDAYIDRFGYRCLDELKLEAPDLRQDPSGIFHMLRMASNQETRDAGESAQAYLDAHLHGPRRKLFDALRAKIQRAGVHREHLRFCRTRGFGFLKSLVAVMGRDLEQRGIVVEAGDVFLLRLDELFAVYQDSIVPTVLRERISRRKALAGEYRRFKAPGRFTTSGVDFSPEALRIAGWSLSDEVTQAPAGTQLKGTPSSPGLVTGRAVVVEKPEDFSGGILVAYRTDPGWVAALPFASALLIERASPLTHVAVIARELGVPTVVQIDGLTSAIRTGMTVSVDGARGRITLLEDEPDQARSDA, from the coding sequence ATGCCGTTTCTCCGCACCGATGAAGCCCTCGGCGACGGGACCGCCGCTGCCCTGGGCGGCAAGGCCCACAACCTCCACAGACTCACCGCCGCCGGATTCCCGGTACCGCGCTGGGCGGTTCTGGGCACCGAAGCCTTCGACGCCGCCGCCGCGGCGGCCGGCGTCCGGTTGAGCGGCGGCCCGGTGTCGCTGTCGGAACGGCTGCGGGAGGCGGCGGACGCGGCGTTGTTGCTGCGGGAGTCGCCCGTCCCGGCAGCAGTTTCGGACGCGATAGGCGCAGCGCTGGACTACCTGGGCACCCCAACCGTTGCCGTGCGGTCCTCCGGTCGGGGGGAGGACGGCGCTGCCCATTCGTTCGCTGGGCTGTTCGACACCATCTTGAATGTGAGCGGGCCCGCCGCGGTCGAAGACGCGGTCCGTCAATGCTGGGCATCGGCCTTCTCGGAGCGGGCTGTGCGCTATCGCCACATGCGCGGTCTGGACCCCGCCGACTTGGACGACGTCGCACTCGCCGTCATCCTGCAGCGCCTGGTACAGCCCCGCAGCAGCGGCGTCGTGTTCACCGCCGACCCGGTGACCGGTTCACCGGACCGCATCGTCATCAACGGCGTCTGGGGCCTGGGCGAGGGTCTGGTCTCAGGCGCCGTCGACTCGGACTTCGTCGTGATCGATAAACGCACTGGCGAAACGGTCGACGAAAAGGTCGCCGCCAAGCAGGAGATGGTCGTCACCGCGCTCGACGGGGGTGTCCGAACGGTGGGTGTCACGGTCGATCGACAACGGCATCGCAGCATCGGCCCAGAGTTGCGGGCATCGCTCGTCGACCTGGCGTCCCGAGTGGAACACCACTTCGGTACCCCCCAGGACATCGAATGGGCTGCCGACGAGTCGAACACGTGGCTTCTGCAATCCCGCCCGATCACCACACCGATCGACCAAAGTACCTTGGCCGCAGAACATCTCGGTGAAGACGTGCCGCCGGGTGAGCTTCGGCTGTGGGACAACTCGAACATCATCGAGAGTTTCGCGGGTGTCACCTCGCCGCTGACCTTCACCACCGCCCGCACGCTGTACGGCGACGTCTACCGGGCCTACGCGCGAAGTCTGCGGGTGCCGCGGGCGCAGGTGGCGCAGATGGAGTCCTGGCTACCGGTCATGCTGGGCCAGTTCAACGGTCACGTGTACTACAACCTGTTGCACTGGTACCGCATGGTGGGGATCGCGCCCGGGTATCCGCTGAACCGTCGCGTGCTGGAAGTCGCCCTCGGCGTCAGCGAGCCGCTCGACCGCAAGATCGCGAAAACCCTGCGGCCCTTCGTATTTCCCAATCCGCTCGCCAAATGGTTGTCTCGAGCACGTACCACCACCACCTATGCCCGACGTCTCTGGTCGGTCGAGGCGCTGATTGCGGGATTCGACAACTCATTCGAGCGGTTCGTCGACCGTCACGGACTGACGGATGTGTCCAAGCTCGACGGTCCGCAGGCCTACCGGCTGTTCCGGCAGATTCATGACGAGGTGGCAGACATCTGGGGTCCGACAATGGTTCTCGACGCCATCCTCTTGACGCTGGTGGGTGCCTTCGCCGCCCTCATGAAAATTTTCCTGCCCAGGGCGCCGGAGTGGTTCGGCTTCGCCATCCTCAACCCCGGGACCGACTTGGTGTCCATCGAACCGGCGCGTGCACTCGCAGACATCGCCGCGTTCGCGCGCGATCACGCGGACCTGTGGCAATTCATCGAAGCCGCGGAGCCGAAGAAGGCCTACTCGTTGCTCGTCGAGCACGCCGATGATGCCGGGGACTCGCACTGGCAACAGCTGCGCAGCGAGATCGACGCGTACATCGACAGATTCGGCTACCGCTGCCTCGACGAACTCAAACTCGAGGCGCCCGACCTGCGGCAGGACCCGTCCGGCATCTTCCACATGCTGCGGATGGCTTCCAATCAGGAGACACGCGATGCCGGCGAATCCGCGCAGGCTTACCTCGACGCCCACCTGCACGGCCCGCGCCGGAAGCTCTTCGATGCGCTGCGCGCCAAGATCCAGCGAGCGGGCGTGCATCGCGAGCATCTGCGATTCTGCCGAACGCGAGGCTTCGGATTCCTGAAATCCCTTGTCGCCGTGATGGGTCGCGACCTCGAACAGCGCGGCATCGTCGTCGAGGCCGGCGACGTCTTCCTGCTTCGGCTCGACGAGTTGTTCGCGGTGTATCAGGACTCGATAGTCCCAACGGTGTTGCGGGAGAGAATCTCTCGTCGCAAAGCCCTGGCGGGGGAGTACCGCAGGTTCAAGGCGCCGGGCCGATTCACCACGAGCGGAGTCGACTTTTCCCCGGAGGCGCTGCGGATAGCCGGATGGAGCCTGTCCGACGAAGTGACTCAGGCGCCTGCCGGGACGCAGCTCAAGGGAACGCCGTCGAGTCCCGGGCTGGTGACCGGACGCGCGGTTGTCGTGGAGAAGCCGGAAGACTTCTCCGGCGGCATCCTGGTGGCCTATCGCACCGATCCGGGGTGGGTGGCGGCACTTCCCTTTGCATCCGCGCTGCTAATCGAACGCGCATCGCCACTCACCCATGTCGCGGTCATCGCCCGCGAGCTGGGAGTGCCGACCGTCGTGCAGATCGACGGTTTGACCAGCGCGATCCGCACCGGCATGACCGTCAGCGTGGACGGTGCCCGCGGTCGCATCACCCTGCTGGAAGACGAGCCGGACCAAGCGAGATCCGATGCGTGA